A single window of Dermacentor albipictus isolate Rhodes 1998 colony chromosome 1, USDA_Dalb.pri_finalv2, whole genome shotgun sequence DNA harbors:
- the LOC135909643 gene encoding beta-1,4-mannosyl-glycoprotein 4-beta-N-acetylglucosaminyltransferase-like, translated as MVAVSYRRARLLVLALLASGFLVTRIHRAQLGDGAAPVVLTGQEALQVTIPLELFRRPASQSPTKLPKYPFKNYDPQLPPRHKIRDRDSFSYFEPVGNGTCFALGTDLNASQSSCICRPGWISDDCSLPEAISSSKRFRRRWTNKKVHRRNGRPRRLVNAINVNHELDLLEVRLRELYNVVDVFVVCESNYSARGEPKPLHLLPELRKGFLAPYQNKIVHVFLDHFPKKGREDGWFADGYQRSFLWRQAKRQLSGLRDDDLFVLTDADEIPRAGPLAYLKTHEGFGEPMFLRLRWTLYGFFWQHVQEHVQVLSVCTMRFLSRVLNNDAARLRREDIPPNSEELYGGELEDWTLGQNGDFNAGWHCSWCFDVEGLRVKLKSAQKDDGIRWGDFPEKTSARFLSVLVRRGLWFDGKKVTKPSVLTRGATVPSSVMDDDKYSYLLSPDNGTAHRTELQ; from the exons ATGGTGGCCGTGTCGTACCGCCGGGCCCGCCTGCTGGTGTTGGCCCTGCTCGCCAGCGGATTTCTCGTGACTCGCATCCACCGAGCGCAACTCGGAGACGGAGCGGCGCCCGTCGTCCTCACGGGACAGGAGGCGCTACAG GTCACAATTCCTCTAGAGCTGTTCCGAAGGCCTGCGTCTCAATCACCTACCAAGCTCCCCAAGTACCCCTTCAAAAATTATGACCCCCAACTTCCACCCAGACATAAGATTCGGGACAGAGACTCGTTCTCGTATTTCGAGCCCGTCGGCAACGGCACCTGTTTCGCGCTTGGCACCGATCTTAACGCGAGTCAAAGTTCGTGCATCTGCCGGCCAGGGTGGATCTCGGACGACTGCAGCTTGCCCGAAGCCATCAGTTCTTCCAAGCGATTCAGACGTCGCTGGACGAACAAGAAAGTGCACCGCAGGAACGGTCGCCCGCGGCGTCTCGTTAACGCAATCAACGTAAACCACGAGCTCGACCTTTTGGAGGTGCGTTTGCGAGAACTGTACAACGTCGTCGACGTGTTCGTCGTCTGCGAGTCCAACTACAGCGCCAGGGGGGAGCCCAAGCCGTTGCACCTCCTTCCGGAGCTGCGAAAAGGTTTCCTGGCGCCATATCAAAACAAAATCGTGCACGTCTTCCTCGACCACTTCCCGAAGAAAGGTCGGGAAGATGGCTGGTTCGCCGACGGCTACCAGAGGAGCTTCCTATGGCGGCAGGCCAAGAGGCAACTCTCGGGTCTCAGGGACGACGACCTTTTCGTTCTGACAGACGCCGACGAGATACCCAGGGCGGGTCCGCTGGCGTATCTCAAGACGCACGAGGGCTTCGGCGAACCCATGTTTCTGCGACTGCGTTGGACGCTGTACGGGTTCTTCTGGCAGCACGTGCAGGAGCACGTGCAAGTGCTCTCCGTGTGTACGATGCGCTTTCTGTCAAGGGTGCTGAACAACGACGCGGCTCGACTGCGTCGCGAGGACATCCCGCCCAACTCGGAGGAGCTCTACGGAGGAGAGCTCGAGGACTGGACGCTGGGCCAGAACGGCGATTTCAACGCCGGCTGGCACTGCTCGTGGTGCTTCGACGTCGAGGGGCTCCGAGTGAAGCTCAAGTCCGCGCAGAAGGACGACGGCATCCGGTGGGGCGACTTTCCCGAAAAGACTTCCGCTCGCTTCTTGAGCGTCCTCGTGAGACGCGGCCTGTGGTTTGACGGGAAGAAAGTGACTAAGCCGAGCGTGCTGACTCGAGGGGCCACTGTGCCGTCGTCCGTGATGGACGACGATAAGTACAGTTACCTCCTGTCGCCCGACAACGGGACTGCACACAGGACGGAGCTGCAATAG